From one Bacteroides eggerthii genomic stretch:
- a CDS encoding DnaJ C-terminal domain-containing protein — MAYIDYYQVLGVDKTASQDDIKKAFRKLARKYHPDLNPNDATAKDKFQAINEANEVLSDPEKRKKYDEYGEHWKHADEFEAQKRARQQAGAGGFGGFGGTGFGGQGGAGFGTDGGGTYWYSSDGQEFSGSNAGGFSDFFEQMFGHRTRGGGGANAGFRGQDFHADLNLSLRDAAQTHKQILTVNGKNVRITIPAGVANGQVIKLKGYGGEGINGGPAGDLYITFVIAEDPVFKRLDNDLYVGVEIDLYTALLGGEKLVDTLEGQVKLKVKPETQNGTKVRLKGKGFPVYKKEGQSGDLIVTYSVKLPTNLTEQQKEMFRKIQSMN, encoded by the coding sequence ATGGCTTATATTGATTATTATCAAGTCCTTGGAGTAGACAAAACGGCATCTCAGGATGATATTAAGAAGGCGTTCCGCAAATTGGCCCGGAAATATCATCCCGACTTGAATCCGAATGATGCTACTGCCAAAGACAAATTTCAGGCTATCAACGAAGCCAACGAAGTGCTAAGTGATCCTGAAAAAAGAAAGAAATATGATGAATATGGTGAGCACTGGAAGCATGCTGATGAGTTTGAAGCCCAGAAGCGGGCAAGGCAACAGGCCGGGGCAGGAGGTTTCGGAGGCTTTGGCGGTACAGGTTTCGGCGGTCAGGGTGGCGCAGGTTTTGGTACAGATGGTGGCGGCACATATTGGTACTCTTCCGACGGACAGGAATTTTCCGGAAGTAATGCAGGTGGTTTCTCCGATTTCTTTGAACAGATGTTCGGACACCGTACGCGTGGTGGAGGAGGAGCGAATGCCGGTTTTCGTGGACAAGACTTCCATGCGGATTTGAATCTGTCACTTCGTGATGCTGCCCAAACCCATAAGCAGATATTGACGGTAAACGGTAAAAATGTCCGTATTACTATTCCTGCCGGGGTGGCCAACGGTCAGGTCATCAAGCTGAAAGGTTACGGTGGAGAGGGCATCAACGGAGGTCCCGCCGGTGACTTGTACATCACTTTTGTGATAGCGGAAGACCCTGTCTTTAAACGTTTGGACAATGACCTGTATGTAGGTGTGGAGATAGACCTTTATACGGCGCTCTTGGGTGGTGAAAAGTTGGTGGATACTTTGGAAGGTCAGGTGAAACTGAAAGTAAAGCCCGAAACACAAAACGGGACGAAGGTACGCCTGAAAGGAAAAGGCTTTCCGGTGTACAAGAAGGAAGGGCAGTCCGGTGACTTGATTGTGACTTATTCCGTAAAGTTACCAACGAATCTGACGGAACAGCAGAAAGAGATGTTCCGCAAAATTCAAAGTATGAACTAA
- a CDS encoding 1-deoxy-D-xylulose-5-phosphate synthase, translated as MYIEKINGPADVKRLSAGELETLSGEVRSVLLKKLSEHGGHVGPNLGMVEATVALHYVFNSPIDKIVYDVSHQSYAHKMLTGRKASFMNVDEYDEVSGYSEPSESEHDFFVIGHTSTSVSLACGLAKARDLKGDTGNVIAVIGDGSLSGGEAFEGLNNAAELGTNFIVIVNDNQMSIAENHGGLYRNLQLLRETNGQAPCNFFRAMGLDYLYVKDGNDVQALVDAFQRVKDIDHPIVVHINTLKGKGFKFAEQQQERFHYSIPFSLETGELLADLGNAEDYADLTAEYLLHEMQKDRTLVGITAGTPTVFGFTAERRKRAGKQFVDVGIAEEHAVAMASSIAAGGGKPVFGVYSTFIQRAYDQLSQDLCINNNAALLLVFWGGLESMNDVTHLCLFDIPLISNIPNMVYLAPTCREEYFAMLEWGIRQKDHPVAIRVPVNGVITRGIEPAKDYGELNRYEISHLGEKVAVLGLGSYYQLGEEVVRLLEQEKGIDATLINPRFITGLDETLLDDLKKRHTLVVTLEDGVLDGGFGEKIARYYGPSEMKVLNYGVRKEFIDRFDVSEQLLKNRLTAPQIVEDICACTSFAG; from the coding sequence ATGTATATAGAAAAAATTAACGGACCTGCCGACGTGAAACGGCTTTCGGCTGGTGAACTGGAAACATTGAGTGGAGAAGTGCGTAGCGTATTGCTAAAGAAACTGAGTGAACATGGCGGCCATGTAGGCCCGAATCTGGGTATGGTGGAAGCTACTGTCGCCCTGCATTATGTATTCAATTCGCCGATAGATAAGATTGTCTATGATGTTTCACATCAGAGTTATGCGCACAAAATGCTGACAGGGCGTAAGGCATCATTCATGAATGTGGATGAGTATGATGAAGTATCCGGCTATTCCGAGCCGTCAGAAAGCGAGCATGATTTTTTTGTGATCGGACATACTTCAACGTCGGTCAGCTTGGCATGCGGACTTGCCAAAGCTCGTGATTTGAAAGGCGATACGGGTAATGTGATAGCTGTAATCGGTGACGGATCTTTAAGTGGCGGTGAAGCCTTTGAAGGGCTGAATAATGCGGCCGAACTGGGTACGAACTTCATCGTCATTGTCAACGATAACCAAATGTCCATTGCCGAAAATCATGGCGGATTATACCGTAACCTGCAACTGTTGCGTGAAACGAATGGGCAGGCCCCTTGCAATTTTTTCAGGGCGATGGGCTTGGATTATCTATACGTGAAAGACGGAAATGATGTGCAGGCATTGGTAGATGCTTTTCAAAGGGTAAAGGACATCGATCATCCCATTGTTGTGCACATCAATACATTGAAAGGAAAAGGATTCAAGTTTGCCGAACAGCAACAGGAGCGTTTTCATTACAGTATTCCGTTCAGTTTGGAAACAGGTGAATTGCTTGCGGATTTAGGAAATGCCGAGGACTATGCCGATCTTACGGCGGAATATCTGTTGCATGAGATGCAAAAAGACCGTACATTGGTCGGCATCACTGCCGGTACGCCTACGGTATTTGGCTTTACAGCGGAACGGCGCAAGAGGGCAGGCAAGCAGTTTGTTGATGTGGGTATTGCCGAAGAACATGCTGTGGCAATGGCTTCGTCCATTGCTGCCGGGGGCGGTAAACCGGTGTTTGGAGTGTACAGTACTTTCATTCAGCGTGCCTACGACCAGTTATCGCAGGATCTTTGTATCAACAATAACGCGGCATTGCTCCTTGTCTTTTGGGGTGGTTTGGAGAGCATGAATGATGTCACTCATCTTTGTCTGTTCGATATTCCTCTTATCAGTAATATTCCGAATATGGTTTATCTGGCGCCTACTTGTCGTGAAGAGTATTTCGCCATGCTGGAGTGGGGTATCCGACAAAAAGACCATCCGGTTGCCATTCGTGTACCTGTGAACGGAGTTATCACCCGCGGTATTGAGCCTGCAAAGGATTACGGTGAGTTGAATCGTTATGAAATATCACACCTCGGTGAAAAGGTTGCGGTGTTGGGGCTGGGCTCTTACTATCAGTTGGGTGAGGAGGTAGTGCGACTGCTTGAACAGGAGAAAGGAATTGATGCGACGCTTATCAACCCGCGTTTCATAACCGGTTTGGATGAGACTCTGCTTGATGATTTGAAGAAAAGGCATACGCTGGTCGTAACGCTTGAAGACGGGGTACTGGACGGAGGTTTCGGTGAAAAGATAGCCCGTTATTATGGCCCGTCTGAAATGAAGGTGCTGAATTATGGCGTAAGGAAAGAGTTTATAGACCGTTTTGATGTAAGCGAGCAGCTTTTGAAGAATCGACTGACAGCGCCGCAGATTGTTGAGGACATCTGCGCTTGTACGTCGTTTGCCGGTTAA
- a CDS encoding electron transfer flavoprotein subunit beta/FixA family protein: MSLKIVVLAKQVPDTRNVGKDAMKADGTINRAALPAIFNPEDLNALEQALRLKDEHPGSTVTILTMGPGRAAEVIREGLYRGADNGYLLTDRAFAGADTLATSYALATAIKKIGDYDIIIGGRQAIDGDTAQVGPQVAEKLGLTQVTYAEEILNVDKASKKIVVKRHIDGGVETVEGPLPIVITVNGSAAPCRPRNAKLVQKYKRALGAQEKAAIEKEGAELPYAALYEKYPYLNITEWSVADVNGDLAQCGLSGSPTKVKTIQNISFQAKESKTLTGSDRDVEDLIVELLANHTIG, from the coding sequence ATGAGTTTGAAAATTGTTGTATTGGCAAAACAAGTTCCCGACACACGTAACGTTGGGAAAGATGCCATGAAAGCCGACGGCACCATTAACCGCGCGGCACTCCCTGCTATCTTCAACCCTGAAGATCTGAATGCCCTTGAGCAGGCTCTCCGATTGAAAGATGAACATCCGGGCTCCACCGTAACCATCCTGACTATGGGACCCGGACGTGCAGCCGAAGTTATTCGTGAAGGACTTTACCGCGGTGCCGACAACGGTTATCTGCTGACCGACCGCGCTTTTGCCGGAGCCGACACACTGGCTACCTCATACGCCCTTGCCACAGCCATCAAGAAGATTGGCGACTATGACATCATCATCGGCGGCCGCCAGGCTATTGACGGTGATACGGCGCAGGTAGGTCCTCAGGTTGCCGAAAAGCTGGGATTGACGCAGGTTACATATGCGGAAGAAATTCTGAATGTGGACAAAGCCTCCAAGAAGATCGTCGTAAAGCGTCATATTGACGGCGGTGTAGAAACAGTGGAAGGCCCGCTGCCTATCGTTATCACCGTCAACGGAAGCGCCGCTCCCTGCCGTCCGCGCAATGCCAAACTGGTACAGAAGTACAAACGCGCGCTTGGCGCACAGGAAAAAGCAGCCATCGAAAAAGAAGGCGCTGAACTGCCGTATGCAGCTCTCTACGAGAAATATCCCTATCTGAACATCACAGAATGGAGTGTGGCCGACGTAAACGGTGACCTCGCACAATGCGGTCTGAGTGGCTCTCCGACAAAGGTGAAAACCATTCAGAACATTTCATTCCAAGCCAAAGAAAGCAAGACACTGACAGGCAGCGACCGGGATGTAGAAGATTTGATTGTTGAACTGTTAGCTAACCACACGATAGGATAA
- a CDS encoding chaperone modulator CbpM, producing MQNELIIISEYCDKCHIEPSFIEMLQEGGLIDIRTEDGERCLLFSQLPDVERYSRMYYDLSINIEGIDAIHHLLERMEEMQQEIYSLHNKLRLLDGLD from the coding sequence ATGCAGAACGAATTAATTATAATCAGTGAATATTGCGACAAGTGCCACATAGAGCCCTCGTTTATTGAAATGTTGCAGGAAGGTGGCCTGATAGATATTCGGACGGAAGACGGAGAACGTTGTTTGTTGTTCTCCCAACTGCCGGATGTGGAGCGTTACAGCCGTATGTACTACGACTTGTCCATTAATATAGAAGGCATTGACGCCATTCATCATTTGTTGGAACGTATGGAGGAAATGCAGCAGGAGATTTATTCGCTGCACAATAAGTTGAGGCTGTTGGACGGTTTGGACTGA
- a CDS encoding acyl-CoA dehydrogenase family protein, which produces MANFYTDIPELKYHLNNPMMQRICELKERGYEDKDKFDYAPQDYADAIDSYDKVLEITGEITGEIIAPNAEGVDEEGPHCANGRVEYASGTKQNLDAMVKAGLNGMTMPRRFGGLNFPITPYTMCAEIVAAADAGFGNIWSLQDCIETLYEFGNEDQHSRFIPRICAGETMSMDLTEPDAGSDLQSVMLKATYDEANNCWRLNGVKRFITNGDADLHLVLARSEEGTKDGRGLSMFIYDKRDGGVNVRRIENKLGIHGSPTCELVYKNAKCELCGDRKLGLIKYVMALMNGARLGIAAQSVGLSQAAYNEGLAYAKDRKQFGKAIIEFPAVYDMLAIMKAKLDAGRALLYQTSRYVDIYKALDDIARERKLTPEERQEQKKYAKLADSFTPLAKGMNSEYANQNAYDSIQIHGGSGFMLEYACQRIYRDARITSIYEGTTQLQTVAAIRYVTNGSYAATLRDYELIPCSEEMQPLLDRVKEMTNKFEACTNAVKESGNQELLDFVARRLYEMAAVCVMSHLLIQDATKAPELFAKSALVYVNYAEAEIEKHFNFIRKFKAEELDGYRK; this is translated from the coding sequence ATGGCTAATTTTTATACAGATATTCCGGAACTCAAGTATCACTTGAATAATCCGATGATGCAACGTATCTGCGAGTTGAAAGAACGCGGTTACGAAGATAAAGACAAATTTGATTATGCACCGCAGGACTATGCGGATGCAATCGACTCCTACGATAAAGTGCTCGAAATCACAGGTGAAATCACAGGTGAGATTATCGCTCCCAATGCTGAAGGCGTGGACGAAGAAGGTCCGCACTGTGCCAACGGTCGTGTGGAATATGCCAGCGGCACCAAACAGAACCTCGATGCCATGGTGAAAGCCGGACTGAACGGCATGACCATGCCGCGTCGCTTCGGTGGACTGAACTTCCCGATCACTCCGTACACCATGTGCGCGGAAATCGTAGCTGCCGCTGATGCCGGCTTCGGCAATATCTGGTCTTTGCAAGACTGTATCGAGACTCTTTACGAGTTCGGCAACGAAGACCAGCACAGCCGCTTCATTCCCCGCATCTGCGCCGGTGAAACCATGTCCATGGACCTGACCGAGCCCGATGCCGGTTCCGACCTTCAAAGCGTAATGCTGAAAGCCACCTATGATGAAGCCAACAACTGCTGGCGTCTGAATGGTGTGAAGCGTTTCATCACTAACGGTGACGCCGACCTGCACCTCGTACTGGCACGTTCAGAAGAAGGAACAAAGGATGGTCGCGGCCTGTCAATGTTCATCTATGACAAGCGTGACGGTGGCGTAAACGTTCGCCGCATTGAGAACAAACTGGGTATTCATGGTTCTCCTACTTGCGAACTGGTTTACAAAAACGCTAAATGTGAGCTTTGCGGTGACCGCAAACTCGGTTTGATTAAATACGTAATGGCATTGATGAACGGCGCCCGTCTGGGCATTGCAGCCCAGTCCGTAGGTTTATCACAAGCTGCCTACAATGAAGGTCTGGCCTATGCCAAAGACCGTAAGCAGTTCGGAAAAGCCATCATCGAATTCCCGGCAGTATACGACATGCTGGCCATTATGAAAGCCAAGCTGGATGCCGGCCGCGCCCTGTTGTACCAAACTTCACGCTATGTGGACATCTACAAAGCCTTGGACGACATCGCCCGCGAACGCAAGCTGACCCCGGAAGAGCGTCAGGAACAGAAGAAATATGCAAAACTGGCAGACAGCTTCACTCCACTTGCCAAAGGTATGAACTCCGAATATGCCAACCAAAACGCTTACGACAGTATCCAAATCCATGGTGGTTCAGGTTTCATGCTGGAATATGCCTGCCAACGCATTTATCGTGATGCGCGTATCACCTCCATTTACGAAGGTACGACACAGTTGCAGACCGTAGCCGCTATCCGTTACGTCACCAACGGTTCTTATGCCGCTACCCTGCGCGACTATGAGCTGATTCCTTGTAGCGAAGAGATGCAACCACTTCTGGATCGTGTGAAAGAAATGACAAACAAGTTTGAAGCCTGCACCAATGCCGTCAAGGAAAGCGGCAACCAGGAATTGCTGGATTTCGTAGCACGTCGTCTTTATGAAATGGCTGCCGTATGCGTTATGTCCCACTTGCTGATTCAGGATGCTACAAAAGCACCGGAACTGTTTGCCAAATCAGCACTTGTATACGTAAACTATGCTGAAGCAGAGATAGAAAAACACTTCAACTTTATCCGTAAGTTCAAGGCTGAAGAGTTAGACGGCTATCGCAAGTAA
- a CDS encoding co-chaperone GroES: MNIKPLADRVLILPAPAEEKTIGGIIIPDTAKEKPLKGEVIAVGNGTKDEEMVLKVGDTVLYGKYAGTELEVEGTKYLIMRQSDVLAVLG; the protein is encoded by the coding sequence ATGAACATTAAACCATTGGCAGACAGAGTGCTGATACTCCCTGCACCTGCAGAAGAAAAGACAATCGGCGGTATCATTATTCCTGATACGGCAAAAGAAAAACCTTTAAAGGGTGAAGTTATAGCAGTTGGCAACGGAACAAAAGACGAAGAAATGGTGTTGAAGGTTGGTGACACAGTGTTGTATGGCAAATATGCCGGAACAGAACTGGAAGTTGAAGGAACCAAATACCTTATCATGCGTCAGAGCGATGTGCTCGCTGTTTTGGGATAA
- the groL gene encoding chaperonin GroEL (60 kDa chaperone family; promotes refolding of misfolded polypeptides especially under stressful conditions; forms two stacked rings of heptamers to form a barrel-shaped 14mer; ends can be capped by GroES; misfolded proteins enter the barrel where they are refolded when GroES binds) translates to MAKEILFNIDARDQLKKGIDTLANAVKVTLGPKGRNVIIEKKFGAPHITKDGVTVAKEVELADAYQNTGAQLVKEVASKTGDDAGDGTTTATVLAQAIVAEGLKNVTAGASPMDIKRGIDKAVAKVVESIKSQSEKVGDNYDKIEQVASVSANNDPVIGKLIADAMRKVSKDGVITIEEAKGTDTTIGVVEGMQFDRGYLSAYFVTNTEKMECEMEKPYILIYDKKISNLKDFLPILEPAVQTGRPLLVIAEDVDSEALTTLVVNRLRSQLKICAVKAPGFGDRRKEMLEDIAVLTGGVVISEEKGLKLEQATIEMLGTADKVTVSKDNTTIVNGAGAKENIKERCEQIKAQIASTKSDYDKEKLQERLAKLSGGVAVLYVGAASEVEMKEKKDRVDDALRATRAAIEEGIVAGGGVAYIRALDALEGLQGDNADETTGIDIIKRAIEEPLRQIVANAGKEGAVVVQKVREGKADFGYNARTDVYENLHAAGVVDPAKVTRVALENAASIAGMFLTTECVIVEKKEDKPEMPMGAPGMGGMGGMM, encoded by the coding sequence ATGGCAAAAGAAATATTATTCAATATCGATGCCCGCGACCAATTGAAGAAAGGTATCGATACACTGGCAAATGCAGTAAAAGTAACTCTCGGCCCGAAGGGACGTAACGTAATCATCGAAAAGAAATTCGGTGCTCCCCACATCACGAAAGACGGTGTAACGGTGGCTAAAGAAGTGGAACTGGCCGATGCTTACCAAAATACAGGTGCGCAACTGGTTAAGGAAGTTGCCTCTAAAACCGGTGATGATGCAGGTGACGGTACAACCACTGCTACCGTATTGGCACAGGCCATTGTAGCCGAAGGTTTGAAGAATGTCACTGCCGGTGCAAGTCCTATGGATATCAAGCGCGGTATTGACAAGGCTGTTGCCAAAGTGGTGGAATCCATCAAGAGCCAGTCTGAAAAGGTTGGCGACAATTACGATAAAATCGAGCAGGTGGCTTCTGTATCTGCCAACAATGATCCGGTTATCGGTAAGCTGATTGCAGATGCTATGCGCAAAGTTTCCAAAGACGGTGTTATCACTATCGAGGAGGCTAAGGGTACGGATACTACTATCGGTGTAGTAGAAGGTATGCAGTTCGACCGCGGTTATCTTTCTGCCTATTTCGTTACCAATACTGAAAAGATGGAATGTGAAATGGAGAAACCGTACATCCTGATTTACGACAAGAAGATTTCTAACTTGAAGGATTTCTTGCCTATCCTTGAACCGGCTGTACAAACAGGTCGTCCGCTGTTGGTAATTGCAGAAGATGTGGACAGCGAAGCATTGACTACATTGGTTGTTAACCGTCTGCGTTCTCAGTTGAAGATCTGTGCAGTGAAAGCTCCGGGCTTCGGCGACCGTCGTAAGGAAATGTTGGAAGATATTGCCGTATTGACCGGTGGTGTTGTAATCAGCGAAGAAAAAGGCTTGAAACTGGAACAGGCTACTATTGAAATGTTGGGTACAGCCGATAAGGTAACTGTTTCCAAAGACAATACGACTATTGTAAACGGAGCCGGTGCAAAAGAAAATATCAAGGAACGTTGCGAACAAATTAAGGCGCAGATTGCTTCTACCAAGTCTGATTATGACAAGGAGAAACTGCAGGAACGTTTGGCAAAATTGTCAGGTGGTGTAGCTGTTCTGTACGTAGGCGCTGCTTCCGAAGTGGAAATGAAAGAGAAGAAAGACCGCGTAGATGATGCTCTCCGCGCTACTCGTGCCGCTATCGAAGAAGGCATTGTTGCCGGTGGTGGTGTGGCTTACATTCGTGCACTGGATGCTTTGGAAGGTTTGCAGGGCGACAATGCCGATGAAACTACCGGTATCGACATCATCAAGCGTGCCATCGAAGAGCCGTTGCGCCAGATTGTTGCCAACGCAGGTAAGGAAGGTGCTGTGGTAGTGCAGAAAGTTCGCGAGGGCAAGGCAGACTTCGGTTACAATGCACGTACTGATGTTTATGAAAATCTGCACGCTGCCGGTGTGGTAGATCCCGCTAAGGTTACTCGTGTGGCTCTTGAAAATGCTGCTTCCATTGCAGGTATGTTCCTGACTACTGAGTGTGTCATTGTAGAAAAGAAAGAAGATAAGCCCGAAATGCCTATGGGCGCTCCCGGAATGGGCGGTATGGGTGGAATGATGTAA
- a CDS encoding electron transfer flavoprotein subunit alpha/FixB family protein — protein MNNVFVYLEIEGTTVADVSLELLTKGRKLANQLGCQLEAVAAGNNLAGIEKQVLPFGVDKLHVFDAPGLFPYTSLPHSSVLINLFKEEQPQICLMGATVIGRDLGPRVSSALTSGLTADCTSLEIGSHEDKKEGKTYENLLYQIRPAFGGNIVATIVNPEHRPQMATVREGVMKKEILDANYKGEVIKHDVANYVPETDYVVKVIDHHVEKAKHNLKGAPIVIAGGYGMGSRENFDMLFELAKELHAEVGASRAAVDAGYADHDRQIGQTGVTVRPKLYIACGISGQIQHIAGMQESGIIISINNDENAPINTIADYVINGTVEEVIPKMIKYYKQNSK, from the coding sequence ATGAATAACGTATTTGTATATTTAGAGATAGAAGGCACTACGGTTGCCGATGTCAGTCTCGAACTCCTGACCAAAGGTCGTAAATTGGCTAATCAGCTGGGCTGCCAACTGGAAGCTGTTGCCGCCGGAAACAATTTGGCAGGCATTGAAAAACAAGTATTGCCTTTCGGCGTTGACAAGCTTCATGTATTCGACGCTCCGGGCCTGTTCCCATACACTTCCCTTCCCCATTCTTCCGTCCTCATCAACCTGTTCAAAGAAGAACAGCCGCAAATCTGCCTGATGGGCGCAACCGTCATCGGTCGTGACCTCGGTCCGCGCGTATCGTCCGCACTGACCAGCGGACTGACAGCCGATTGTACTTCTCTCGAAATCGGCAGCCACGAGGACAAAAAAGAAGGTAAGACCTACGAGAACCTACTGTACCAAATCCGTCCCGCATTCGGCGGTAACATCGTGGCAACGATTGTGAACCCCGAACACCGCCCGCAAATGGCAACCGTACGCGAGGGCGTGATGAAGAAAGAAATTCTGGATGCTAACTATAAAGGTGAAGTCATCAAACATGATGTAGCCAACTATGTTCCCGAAACAGACTATGTAGTAAAAGTCATCGACCACCATGTAGAAAAGGCCAAACACAATCTGAAAGGCGCACCTATCGTCATTGCCGGTGGCTATGGCATGGGCAGCCGCGAAAACTTCGATATGCTGTTCGAACTGGCCAAGGAACTCCACGCCGAAGTAGGCGCCAGCCGCGCCGCCGTTGACGCAGGCTATGCCGATCACGACCGGCAGATTGGGCAGACAGGTGTAACCGTTCGCCCGAAGCTCTATATCGCTTGCGGCATCTCAGGACAAATCCAGCACATCGCCGGAATGCAAGAGAGTGGTATTATCATCTCCATCAACAACGATGAAAACGCCCCTATCAACACCATTGCAGACTATGTTATCAACGGTACGGTAGAGGAAGTTATCCCGAAGATGATTAAGTATTACAAACAGAATAGTAAGTAA
- a CDS encoding glutamine synthetase family protein, which produces MNQDFSMHANPLVAKLQKPASELTKADIISYIKENGITMVNFMYPAADGRLKTLNFVINDAAYLDAILTCGERVDGSSLFPFIEAGSSDLYVVPRFCTAFEDPFAEQPTLSMLCSFFNKDGEPLESSPEHTLRKACRAFTEVTGMEFQAMGELEYYVISEDSGMFPATDQRGYHESAPYAKFNEFRTECMAYIAQAGGQIKYGHSEVGNFTLDGKIYEQNEIEFLPVRADQAADQLMIAKWIIRNLAYQYGFDLTFAPKITAGKAGSGLHIHMRIMKDGKNQMLTDGVLSETARKAIAGMMELAPSITAFGNTNPTSYFRLVPHQEAPTNICWGDRNRSVLVRVPLGWSAKTDMCMLANPLEAPSHYDTTQKQTVEMRSPDGSADLYQLIAGLAVACRRGFEMADALEVAEKTYVNVNIHKKENEDKLKQLAQLPDSCAASADCLEKQRAAFEKYNVFSPAMIDGIIAKLRAYEDRTLRSEVQNNQEAMLKLVEKYFHCG; this is translated from the coding sequence ATGAATCAAGATTTCTCAATGCATGCCAATCCGTTGGTGGCTAAGCTTCAAAAGCCGGCTTCCGAACTTACAAAAGCCGACATAATTTCTTATATAAAAGAGAATGGAATCACTATGGTGAATTTCATGTATCCCGCTGCCGACGGACGGTTGAAAACGCTGAACTTTGTCATCAATGATGCCGCCTATCTCGATGCGATACTTACGTGCGGAGAGCGTGTGGACGGCTCCAGCCTGTTTCCTTTCATAGAAGCGGGAAGTAGTGATTTATACGTGGTTCCCCGTTTCTGTACGGCTTTTGAGGATCCTTTTGCCGAACAGCCTACGCTCTCCATGCTTTGCTCTTTTTTCAATAAAGACGGCGAACCGCTGGAAAGCTCTCCGGAACACACTTTGCGCAAGGCGTGCCGGGCGTTTACGGAAGTGACCGGCATGGAGTTTCAGGCTATGGGCGAATTGGAATATTATGTTATTTCGGAAGACAGCGGTATGTTCCCCGCCACCGATCAGCGAGGCTATCACGAATCTGCTCCTTATGCCAAATTCAATGAGTTCCGCACCGAATGTATGGCATACATTGCACAAGCCGGCGGGCAAATCAAGTACGGGCATTCCGAAGTGGGCAATTTCACCCTTGATGGCAAGATATACGAGCAGAACGAAATAGAATTTCTGCCGGTGCGCGCTGATCAGGCTGCCGATCAGTTGATGATTGCCAAATGGATAATCCGTAACCTTGCTTATCAATATGGATTTGATCTTACTTTTGCTCCGAAAATAACGGCAGGAAAAGCAGGTTCGGGATTGCATATCCACATGCGCATCATGAAAGACGGGAAGAACCAGATGCTGACAGACGGCGTGCTCTCTGAAACAGCCCGCAAAGCCATTGCAGGAATGATGGAGCTGGCTCCTTCCATTACTGCGTTCGGCAATACGAATCCTACTTCTTATTTCCGTCTTGTTCCCCATCAGGAGGCTCCGACCAATATTTGTTGGGGCGACCGCAACCGTTCCGTATTGGTGCGTGTTCCGCTGGGATGGTCGGCTAAGACGGATATGTGTATGCTTGCCAATCCTTTGGAGGCTCCGAGCCATTATGACACTACTCAAAAACAAACGGTGGAGATGCGCTCGCCGGACGGTTCTGCCGATTTGTACCAATTGATTGCAGGACTGGCAGTGGCCTGCCGTCGCGGTTTTGAAATGGCGGATGCATTGGAGGTAGCAGAAAAAACGTATGTGAATGTGAATATCCATAAGAAAGAGAATGAGGACAAACTGAAACAGTTGGCTCAGCTTCCCGATAGTTGTGCCGCTTCTGCCGATTGTCTGGAGAAGCAACGTGCCGCTTTCGAGAAATATAATGTTTTCAGTCCTGCTATGATTGACGGGATAATTGCCAAACTTCGTGCTTATGAAGACAGGACTTTGCGTAGTGAGGTTCAGAATAATCAGGAGGCGATGTTGAAATTGGTTGAGAAATATTTCCACTGCGGATAA